One Roseimaritima multifibrata DNA window includes the following coding sequences:
- a CDS encoding polyketide synthase, giving the protein MNIQERYSLLNNTKAATPQLHLHQWIEQQSQANAEKTAVVCEQDSQSYASLSAWSNQIAGWLQTKGVGIGDRVGICCRRDVDLPATLVGILKSGASYVPLDPEYPVDRLKFMVKDADVKHVLGHQSHGDLIDQFDVDATMIDQQRDAIESADVYTEVHTDPRTDVAYVIYTSGSTGNPKGVLVPHLAVVNMLHSMISTPGFTADDRILATTTLSFDISVAEMFLPLVTGGSVAVVDRQTARDSERLVQAIQKHHVTFMQATPAMWRMMVEAEFSGTSQMKFVTAGEPLPRDLIDPLLERCGELWNLYGPTETTVYSTASRILNSTDRILIGKPIDNTHSYIVDDSDQLCDVETPGELLIGGLGVTMGYLNRDALNAEKFVTWNGESVFRTGDLAQITDDGQIDHLGRIDSQIKLNGHRIELGEIDAAMATDASVRIAATVLREDTPGDVRLVGYVLPADNQTPDVVALREELSKSLPDYMVPSSITVVDSFPYTPSGKLDRGAFPMPATKRPDIETPYIAPKSEQEKQLATIWSNVLQIDRIGTHDSFFDLGGNSIRATKVVSAARNQMGINVSIAEFFDRPTIDAFLASSAKSEEQKTLPTPAASRSRTNASGRFAIVGMAARMPGAEDVNTFWQNLINERESITFFDTDELDPSLDPRDTHSEHYVPARGILKDSDHFDARFFGMPPRTAEWTDPQQRVLLELAWTALEDAGMGNHSATATDDVIGIWAGTYATSYFIKNVLSNPERVREIGEFNAGLNNEKDYLATRIAHSLNLTGPAVSVSTACSTSLVALIEACKAIEGGLCDAAIAGGVSISHPQNSGHLHQTGSIFTPDGHCRPFDAFGAGTLFSDGAGLVVVKRLEDAIENNDRIYAVIRGFGINNDGSEKSSFGAPSIHGQSRAIAMAHASADVQAESIGYIEAHGTATPIGDPIEVTALREVFEAQTEQKQFCAIGSVKSNIGHTVAAAGVAGLIKTALSLHHECIPATLHFENPNPQIDFEDSPFFVCDRTIQWPRSSEPRRAGVSAFGVGGTNAHVILEEAPAVHAGETQERSGTLPVHLLPVSAKTETALSKSAKRLATYLESDRGSSIELADVAHTLANGRARMNWRAFVVAGDPQDASKAFSLQKAPRYQQQKWDGVERDVVFMFPGQGAQYLRMGHDLYQHCDVFRASLDRCCDLLTPSIDRDLRDILFPASDQHESATALLRETQFTQPALFAVGYSLAQTWMNWGIRPTAMMGHSIGEFAAACVAGVFSLEDAVRLIAKRGEMMQRLPGGSMLSVRLPGHTVEPMLSGDLAIASYNGPSLCVVAGPDDQVQTLQKELESNEVVCRSLQTSHAFHSPMMQEIVRPYAEFVRTVTLAPPSIPILSTVSADWMTDEQATDPNYWAAHLREPVQFSGAVTQMWKEDSSRILLELGPRRTLATLAKQHADDPKKQIALPSLSDNADDHTESKAMLSALGRMWLEGVSIDWKNVQTKGRTVSLPTYPFERKRYFMEPNQAKYRSLHPIPPSPVPADVLANLPSTETAPSIPTSLSSPSPCSAPNLPMNRKPAIITAIKDVFENSSGFDLNDFENDTTFFEMGLDSLGLTQTATALHKAFGIEVTFRQLLEETPHVDGLSNFLDEHLPRDQFREQAEPQQDHAANVASFTTNPIAADQSDLTGQITLDNNTASVTQSPVNVQTDQLGQVATGDMTYSIVQQQLQIMAAQMQWLAGTPVSVPATTTPLASSTSPQPQSRSPKEPSKDLTPPPFTNDAPPKAFGAAARVAKTDSALDASQQTALDEIIRLHNQMTPKSKAQAQQHRAYLADPRTVSGFRPNLKEMTYPLVVDRSKGVYLWDIDGNEYVDFTCGFGSNLLGHSHEITVNAINEQVQKDFSIGPQSPLAGEVAALFCELTGNQRMAFANTGSEAVLACTRLARSATGRDRIVMFNEDYHGILDEVLVRGSKSHKSFPAAPGIPKEHVSNTLVLDYGTDESLRIIQENIDTIAAILVEPVQSRHPELQPREFLHKLRALTEHAPTALIFDEVISGLRIGKGGAQEYFGIRADLASYGKVVGGGMPIGVVAGKAEYMDGLDGGFWQYGDDSRPEAGMTYFAGTFVRHPLTLAASKAILQHIKSEGQPMYDRLNQLGDYLTTELNKVATELNAPLFAANFGSLFKLQFHDEPLYSELLFAAMRRRGMHIWDHRPCLLTLAHTKSHVDQLVQALHESIIECQRHGFLTGDGYRKSSVSSAADQPPVSGAKLGKDKNNHPGWFIPDAANPGQFLQV; this is encoded by the coding sequence ATGAATATTCAAGAACGATACTCGCTGCTTAACAACACCAAGGCTGCCACTCCTCAGTTGCATCTACATCAGTGGATTGAACAACAGTCCCAAGCAAACGCCGAAAAGACCGCTGTTGTTTGTGAACAGGACTCACAAAGCTATGCGTCATTAAGTGCATGGAGCAATCAGATTGCAGGCTGGCTTCAAACAAAGGGAGTCGGTATCGGCGACCGAGTAGGAATCTGCTGCAGGCGAGACGTCGATTTGCCCGCCACGCTGGTTGGGATCCTAAAGTCGGGCGCAAGCTACGTCCCTCTAGACCCAGAATACCCGGTGGACCGGCTGAAATTCATGGTCAAAGATGCAGACGTCAAGCATGTGCTGGGACACCAATCGCATGGTGACTTGATTGACCAATTCGATGTCGACGCAACGATGATCGATCAGCAGCGCGATGCGATTGAATCGGCTGACGTCTATACGGAAGTGCATACCGATCCACGCACCGATGTTGCCTATGTGATCTACACATCCGGTTCCACCGGAAACCCTAAAGGCGTTTTGGTGCCTCATCTGGCTGTGGTCAATATGCTGCATAGCATGATCTCCACACCTGGATTTACCGCCGACGATCGGATCCTGGCAACGACCACGTTATCGTTTGACATCTCGGTCGCAGAGATGTTTTTGCCATTGGTCACCGGTGGCAGTGTCGCAGTCGTCGATCGACAAACGGCTCGTGACTCCGAACGATTGGTTCAAGCGATTCAGAAGCATCACGTCACCTTCATGCAGGCGACGCCGGCGATGTGGCGGATGATGGTCGAAGCCGAATTCAGCGGCACCTCACAGATGAAGTTCGTGACGGCTGGCGAACCGTTACCTCGTGATCTGATCGATCCGTTACTCGAACGCTGCGGCGAATTGTGGAACCTTTACGGCCCCACCGAAACGACCGTCTATTCAACGGCTTCACGCATTCTCAATTCCACCGATCGGATTTTGATCGGTAAACCAATCGATAACACGCACAGCTATATCGTTGATGATTCGGACCAGCTTTGCGACGTCGAAACACCGGGCGAATTACTGATCGGCGGTCTTGGCGTGACGATGGGCTACCTAAACCGTGACGCGTTAAATGCGGAGAAGTTCGTCACCTGGAATGGCGAATCGGTTTTTCGAACGGGCGACCTTGCTCAGATTACCGACGATGGACAAATCGACCACCTCGGGAGAATCGATTCACAAATCAAACTAAATGGTCACCGTATCGAACTTGGCGAAATCGATGCTGCGATGGCAACCGATGCCTCGGTACGAATTGCGGCGACCGTTTTGCGCGAGGATACGCCGGGCGATGTTCGGTTAGTCGGATACGTCTTACCGGCGGACAACCAAACGCCTGATGTTGTCGCCCTGCGTGAAGAACTATCGAAGTCGCTTCCCGATTACATGGTTCCTTCATCCATTACGGTTGTTGACTCGTTTCCCTATACGCCAAGCGGAAAACTAGACCGAGGTGCCTTTCCGATGCCGGCGACAAAGCGTCCGGACATCGAAACGCCGTACATCGCCCCTAAATCCGAACAAGAAAAACAACTAGCGACGATCTGGTCGAACGTCTTGCAAATCGATCGCATTGGAACCCACGATTCGTTTTTTGATCTCGGTGGCAACTCCATTCGAGCCACCAAAGTGGTCAGCGCCGCTCGCAACCAGATGGGCATCAACGTCTCGATTGCCGAGTTCTTCGATCGTCCTACGATCGATGCGTTTCTCGCATCATCGGCAAAGTCCGAAGAACAAAAAACATTGCCAACTCCGGCAGCGTCTCGCTCACGCACAAACGCCTCAGGCCGGTTTGCGATCGTTGGGATGGCGGCTCGGATGCCAGGAGCCGAAGACGTTAACACGTTTTGGCAGAACCTAATCAACGAACGCGAATCGATCACCTTCTTCGATACGGACGAACTGGATCCTTCACTCGATCCCCGTGACACGCACTCGGAGCACTACGTTCCAGCACGCGGGATCCTTAAAGATTCCGATCATTTTGACGCTCGCTTTTTTGGCATGCCACCCCGGACGGCCGAATGGACCGACCCGCAACAACGGGTCTTGCTTGAACTGGCGTGGACCGCCCTCGAAGACGCGGGGATGGGCAACCATTCAGCAACCGCAACCGACGATGTGATCGGCATTTGGGCGGGAACGTATGCGACCAGCTACTTCATCAAAAACGTGCTTAGCAACCCCGAACGCGTTCGCGAAATCGGTGAATTCAACGCGGGGCTTAACAACGAAAAAGACTATCTTGCCACGCGAATTGCGCACAGTCTAAATCTGACGGGGCCCGCCGTCAGCGTCAGTACCGCGTGCTCCACTTCGCTGGTTGCGTTGATCGAAGCATGCAAAGCGATTGAAGGCGGACTGTGTGACGCCGCGATTGCCGGAGGAGTCTCTATTTCGCATCCACAAAACAGTGGACACCTGCACCAAACCGGCAGCATTTTTACTCCGGACGGTCATTGCCGACCGTTTGATGCTTTCGGGGCGGGAACGCTATTCAGCGATGGTGCCGGGTTGGTTGTCGTCAAACGATTGGAAGACGCCATCGAAAACAACGACCGAATATATGCCGTCATCCGTGGCTTTGGCATCAACAACGACGGGAGCGAAAAATCCAGTTTTGGTGCTCCCAGCATCCATGGACAATCCCGAGCGATCGCAATGGCACACGCCTCCGCCGACGTCCAAGCTGAAAGCATCGGCTATATCGAAGCCCATGGCACGGCGACTCCCATCGGTGACCCTATCGAAGTGACCGCGCTGCGTGAAGTGTTCGAAGCCCAAACCGAACAGAAACAATTCTGTGCCATCGGATCGGTCAAAAGCAACATCGGGCACACCGTCGCAGCCGCTGGAGTCGCGGGGTTAATCAAAACCGCTCTGTCGCTGCACCACGAATGCATTCCGGCCACCCTGCACTTTGAAAACCCGAATCCGCAAATCGATTTTGAAGACAGTCCATTTTTTGTTTGCGATCGAACGATCCAGTGGCCTCGCTCCAGCGAACCCCGCCGAGCCGGCGTCAGTGCATTTGGTGTCGGTGGCACCAACGCACATGTCATCCTTGAAGAAGCTCCAGCGGTGCACGCAGGCGAAACGCAGGAGAGAAGTGGAACGCTTCCCGTTCACCTCTTGCCGGTTTCGGCGAAAACAGAAACGGCTCTCAGCAAGTCGGCGAAACGACTTGCAACGTATCTAGAATCCGACCGCGGATCGAGCATCGAACTTGCCGATGTTGCCCACACGCTGGCTAACGGCCGAGCCCGGATGAACTGGCGAGCGTTTGTTGTTGCAGGTGATCCGCAAGATGCTTCAAAAGCCTTTTCATTGCAGAAAGCCCCCCGTTACCAACAGCAAAAATGGGACGGAGTCGAACGGGACGTCGTGTTTATGTTTCCCGGCCAAGGCGCTCAGTACCTGCGGATGGGACACGATCTTTATCAACACTGTGACGTGTTCCGAGCTTCCCTCGACCGATGCTGCGACCTGCTAACGCCATCGATCGACCGTGATCTACGGGATATCCTTTTTCCGGCTTCCGATCAACATGAATCGGCGACGGCCCTCCTTCGCGAAACGCAGTTCACCCAACCGGCCCTTTTTGCAGTTGGCTATTCATTAGCCCAAACTTGGATGAACTGGGGCATCCGTCCGACCGCGATGATGGGACACAGCATTGGCGAATTTGCGGCCGCCTGTGTCGCCGGTGTCTTTTCACTAGAGGACGCAGTGCGGCTGATCGCAAAGCGTGGCGAAATGATGCAACGTTTGCCTGGCGGCAGCATGCTGAGCGTACGTTTGCCCGGGCATACTGTCGAACCGATGTTATCGGGCGATTTGGCAATTGCCTCTTACAACGGCCCGTCACTCTGTGTCGTCGCAGGCCCGGACGATCAAGTTCAAACGCTCCAGAAAGAGCTTGAATCTAACGAAGTTGTTTGCCGTTCCTTGCAGACGTCCCACGCCTTCCATTCGCCAATGATGCAGGAGATCGTTCGTCCGTACGCCGAATTTGTCCGCACGGTGACGCTAGCCCCTCCTTCCATCCCGATTCTATCCACCGTATCAGCCGACTGGATGACGGATGAACAAGCAACCGATCCGAATTACTGGGCCGCGCACTTGCGTGAACCGGTGCAATTCTCAGGTGCAGTCACCCAGATGTGGAAAGAGGATTCCTCACGCATTTTGCTGGAACTAGGACCACGTCGAACGCTCGCCACGCTTGCCAAGCAACACGCTGACGACCCCAAAAAACAAATCGCATTGCCCAGTTTGTCGGACAACGCCGACGACCACACGGAATCGAAAGCCATGTTGTCCGCATTGGGACGAATGTGGCTAGAAGGGGTTTCGATCGACTGGAAAAACGTTCAAACCAAGGGACGAACCGTATCGTTGCCGACCTATCCGTTCGAGCGAAAACGCTACTTCATGGAACCGAATCAAGCGAAATATCGCTCGCTTCATCCAATACCGCCCTCCCCTGTCCCGGCCGATGTGTTAGCGAATTTGCCAAGCACCGAAACCGCCCCAAGCATTCCGACCAGCTTGTCCAGCCCTTCTCCCTGTTCAGCGCCGAACCTACCCATGAATCGCAAACCTGCAATCATCACCGCGATTAAAGACGTCTTCGAAAACTCCTCCGGCTTTGATCTAAACGATTTCGAGAACGACACCACGTTCTTTGAAATGGGGCTCGATTCGCTTGGATTGACTCAAACCGCAACGGCACTGCACAAAGCGTTTGGCATCGAAGTTACCTTTCGGCAATTGCTAGAAGAAACGCCTCATGTCGACGGCTTGAGCAATTTCCTAGACGAACACTTACCCCGCGATCAATTTCGCGAACAAGCCGAACCGCAACAGGATCACGCGGCCAACGTCGCAAGCTTCACCACAAACCCAATCGCCGCAGATCAGTCGGACTTAACCGGACAGATCACACTCGACAATAACACCGCTAGCGTCACGCAATCGCCCGTCAACGTCCAGACGGATCAACTTGGCCAAGTCGCAACAGGAGACATGACCTACTCGATTGTGCAGCAACAACTGCAAATCATGGCTGCCCAAATGCAATGGTTAGCTGGCACGCCCGTCTCTGTTCCGGCAACGACCACGCCGTTGGCCTCATCGACATCTCCTCAGCCGCAATCGCGGTCACCAAAAGAACCATCCAAAGATCTGACGCCTCCGCCATTCACAAATGACGCCCCTCCAAAGGCTTTTGGTGCGGCGGCTCGTGTTGCTAAAACCGATTCTGCACTGGACGCATCCCAGCAGACGGCACTTGATGAAATCATCCGGCTGCACAACCAGATGACTCCCAAGAGCAAAGCTCAGGCACAGCAGCATCGTGCTTACTTAGCCGACCCACGAACGGTTTCAGGATTCCGTCCGAACTTAAAAGAGATGACCTATCCGTTGGTCGTTGACCGCTCCAAAGGAGTTTACCTGTGGGATATCGACGGTAACGAGTACGTCGACTTTACGTGCGGATTCGGTTCCAACTTGCTGGGACATTCGCATGAGATCACGGTCAATGCGATTAACGAACAAGTCCAAAAGGATTTTTCGATCGGGCCTCAATCCCCGTTGGCTGGTGAAGTCGCGGCTCTCTTCTGTGAATTGACCGGGAATCAACGAATGGCGTTTGCCAACACCGGCAGCGAAGCGGTACTGGCCTGCACTCGGCTGGCCCGATCCGCAACCGGCCGTGATCGAATCGTGATGTTCAATGAGGATTATCACGGGATCTTGGATGAAGTGCTGGTCCGCGGCAGCAAGTCACATAAAAGCTTCCCAGCCGCACCGGGAATTCCAAAAGAACACGTCTCCAACACCCTCGTCCTCGATTACGGCACCGACGAATCGCTTCGGATCATCCAAGAGAATATCGACACGATCGCCGCCATCCTTGTAGAGCCCGTCCAAAGCCGACACCCTGAACTTCAACCTCGCGAATTCCTACACAAATTGCGAGCCCTTACCGAACACGCACCGACCGCACTTATTTTCGACGAAGTGATCTCGGGATTACGAATCGGGAAAGGGGGAGCCCAGGAGTACTTTGGCATCCGCGCGGACCTAGCGTCGTACGGCAAGGTGGTCGGTGGGGGGATGCCGATCGGCGTCGTCGCTGGCAAGGCCGAATATATGGATGGACTGGATGGCGGTTTTTGGCAATACGGGGACGACAGTCGGCCCGAGGCGGGAATGACTTATTTCGCGGGAACGTTCGTGCGACACCCACTCACGCTTGCTGCATCCAAAGCGATCCTTCAGCACATCAAAAGCGAAGGGCAACCGATGTACGACCGGCTGAATCAGTTAGGTGACTATCTAACCACAGAACTAAATAAAGTAGCGACCGAATTGAATGCTCCTTTGTTTGCCGCCAACTTTGGTTCCTTATTCAAATTGCAATTCCACGATGAACCTCTTTATAGCGAACTGCTGTTTGCAGCGATGCGACGTCGAGGCATGCACATCTGGGATCACCGACCATGTTTGTTAACGCTGGCACATACGAAATCACACGTTGACCAATTGGTTCAAGCGTTGCACGAATCGATTATCGAATGCCAACGACATGGTTTCCTGACAGGTGACGGATATCGAAAATCATCGGTATCCAGTGCCGCAGACCAACCGCCAGTCTCGGGTGCAAAACTTGGAAAAGACAAAAACAACCATCCCGGTTGGTTCATCCCCGACGCCGCCAACCCAGGTCAATTCCTGCAAGTCTAA
- a CDS encoding non-ribosomal peptide synthetase produces MTPVLSNLNSVAATVAFVPGTQPENRYATSQAQLEVWLSAKQSEQANCAYNEISTLELRGPLDVDRLKQAIVKVCERHGSLRSTVGIDGQHILVHPRPQHAFSFVDWSIDPSKDIAAARRMVVQNEATTPFDLVDGPLLRAVLQKATDTQHWLTLTAHHLVMDGWSLALFYRDLGYFYDTLSGIQRDALAPASQYDEYALQMDQYMASDAGQADEAFWTKCYQGDIPVLELPIEKPRPSLRTFTAERMETTLPATLVAAVQKVGAKSGCSRYNTLLAAFTAYVAQISGCDDFGIGIPTAGQAALDHPELIGHCVNTMPLRTQVDSDTSFLSHMKQTRSRLLDAFEHQRYSYGTLLRKLAPARDPSRPPMLNVSFNIDPVMDTAQLGFTGFDLDITIEPRRFENFEWFINGVIRKDQSIELQVQYNSDLYTERAMECYFDGFRTFLEGVAASPDTRINDLPKVSLRMRQQAIVDWNATALDYPIEATLHSEFSRQATATPDAVCVRFGDQTLTYADVDSQSNRIARYLKSEGVQEGDLVGICVNRSEQMLVNLIAILKAGCGYVPLDPAYPSDRLQYMCDHSQLTTIVTERSLVPRITSFNKPHLAIDDAREAIANLDDSDVQTSANPNDTCYVIYTSGSTGKPKGVQVQHGAVVNFLYAMREAPGFTQDDSILAVTTLSFDIAVLELYLPIVFGGSVVIADTDTSSNGSKLADALEKHDITWLQATPATWRLLIQSGWQGKTKRNGQAFKVQAFKVLCGGEPMPNDLVDPLLKRCDQLWNMYGPTETTVWSAVYRITDASSPILIGKPIGNTQIYLLDQQGHEVSPGCEGEVYIGGAGVTQGYLHRPDLTEERFVDNRYRNPFVAYNNNKLYRTGDLARYTFDGNLQFLRRNDKQVKVRGYRIELGEIESHLKSHPAVAQCVVIVREDSPGDAKLVAYVIPKPEQSASAIELREHLRMSVPNYMVPQNFVTLDSMPQTNNGKIDYASLPSPKQNTASDDLLNATAEKPETEAEKRLAAIWQEVLETDQIGRDDNFFDIGGHSLLVMKVIAIVAETTSISLSPQDFLTGTLRHMAYQLEDVTGAADTTADASVKVGMETVDPAKPSSSAEPKHRLLRSLKGFWNE; encoded by the coding sequence ATGACTCCTGTGCTTTCTAATTTGAATTCCGTCGCCGCTACCGTTGCGTTCGTTCCGGGCACTCAACCCGAAAACCGTTACGCCACCTCGCAGGCTCAGCTGGAAGTCTGGCTGTCGGCTAAGCAAAGCGAACAAGCCAATTGCGCATACAATGAAATTAGCACGCTCGAACTTCGCGGTCCTCTAGACGTTGATCGATTGAAGCAAGCGATTGTCAAAGTCTGCGAGCGTCATGGATCGTTGCGGTCAACCGTTGGCATCGATGGCCAACACATCCTGGTCCACCCGCGTCCCCAACATGCCTTTTCGTTTGTCGATTGGTCGATAGATCCATCAAAAGATATCGCTGCGGCTCGTCGCATGGTGGTGCAAAACGAAGCGACCACACCGTTTGACCTTGTCGATGGGCCGTTGTTAAGAGCCGTTTTGCAGAAAGCGACCGATACACAGCACTGGTTAACCCTCACCGCACACCACTTGGTGATGGATGGTTGGTCGCTGGCGTTATTCTATCGCGACCTCGGATATTTTTACGACACGCTGTCGGGTATCCAGCGTGACGCTTTGGCACCGGCAAGCCAGTACGACGAATATGCGTTGCAGATGGACCAATACATGGCGTCCGATGCAGGGCAAGCCGACGAAGCCTTTTGGACAAAATGCTACCAAGGGGACATCCCCGTTCTCGAATTACCGATTGAAAAACCTCGTCCTTCCTTGCGCACCTTTACCGCGGAACGGATGGAAACCACCCTTCCCGCCACGTTGGTCGCAGCGGTTCAAAAAGTCGGCGCGAAGTCGGGATGCAGCCGATACAACACCCTACTGGCAGCGTTCACCGCGTATGTCGCCCAGATCAGTGGCTGCGACGATTTTGGGATCGGGATTCCGACCGCAGGTCAAGCCGCACTGGATCATCCCGAACTGATCGGACACTGCGTCAATACGATGCCTCTGCGAACTCAGGTCGATTCGGACACCTCCTTTCTCTCGCATATGAAACAGACTCGCAGCAGACTGCTGGATGCGTTTGAACATCAACGTTATTCCTACGGAACCCTGCTGCGGAAACTTGCCCCGGCACGCGATCCGTCGCGTCCACCGATGCTGAACGTTTCCTTCAACATCGATCCTGTCATGGATACTGCTCAGCTTGGATTCACAGGATTCGATCTGGACATCACGATCGAACCACGTCGATTTGAAAATTTTGAATGGTTCATCAACGGAGTCATTCGAAAAGACCAATCGATCGAACTGCAAGTTCAATACAACTCGGACCTGTATACCGAACGAGCGATGGAATGTTACTTCGACGGATTCCGGACATTCCTCGAAGGAGTTGCAGCCAGCCCCGACACCCGAATCAACGACCTGCCGAAAGTCAGTCTTAGGATGCGGCAGCAAGCGATCGTCGACTGGAATGCAACCGCACTCGATTACCCAATCGAAGCGACTCTACACAGTGAATTCTCACGGCAAGCAACAGCCACTCCCGACGCCGTTTGTGTGCGATTTGGCGACCAAACTTTGACGTATGCAGACGTCGATTCGCAATCCAATCGAATCGCCCGTTACCTGAAGTCGGAAGGCGTTCAAGAGGGCGATCTTGTTGGCATCTGCGTCAACCGCAGCGAGCAGATGTTGGTCAACCTAATCGCGATTTTGAAAGCGGGATGTGGCTACGTCCCACTTGACCCAGCCTACCCGTCGGACCGATTGCAATACATGTGCGATCATTCCCAACTGACGACGATCGTAACTGAACGCAGCTTGGTACCGCGAATCACTTCGTTCAACAAACCCCACCTTGCTATCGATGATGCAAGGGAAGCGATTGCAAACCTGGACGATTCGGATGTACAAACATCGGCAAATCCCAATGACACCTGCTATGTGATCTACACATCCGGTTCGACGGGCAAACCAAAAGGGGTCCAAGTCCAACACGGTGCGGTAGTGAATTTCTTGTATGCGATGCGCGAAGCCCCCGGTTTTACGCAGGACGATTCGATCCTTGCTGTGACCACCCTATCGTTTGATATTGCGGTGCTGGAACTGTACCTGCCGATCGTCTTTGGTGGATCGGTAGTGATTGCCGACACGGACACATCCAGCAATGGATCCAAACTGGCCGACGCCCTTGAAAAACATGACATCACATGGCTTCAAGCGACCCCTGCGACGTGGCGTTTGTTGATTCAAAGCGGATGGCAGGGCAAAACCAAACGGAATGGGCAGGCATTCAAGGTGCAGGCATTCAAGGTACTGTGCGGCGGTGAACCAATGCCGAATGACTTGGTCGATCCGCTGCTGAAACGGTGCGACCAGCTTTGGAACATGTATGGTCCGACCGAGACGACCGTCTGGTCGGCCGTCTACAGAATCACCGATGCTTCGTCGCCCATCTTGATCGGAAAACCGATCGGAAACACTCAAATCTATTTACTGGACCAACAGGGCCACGAAGTCTCTCCCGGATGTGAAGGCGAAGTCTACATCGGTGGTGCAGGCGTCACCCAGGGGTATCTCCACCGTCCCGATTTAACCGAAGAACGTTTTGTCGACAATCGATATCGCAATCCCTTCGTCGCCTACAACAACAATAAACTCTACCGGACCGGTGACCTGGCTCGGTACACGTTTGATGGCAACTTGCAATTCCTACGTCGCAACGACAAACAGGTGAAGGTCCGCGGATATCGGATTGAACTGGGTGAAATTGAATCCCATTTGAAATCGCATCCAGCAGTCGCCCAGTGCGTCGTGATCGTTCGCGAAGATTCACCCGGCGACGCGAAACTGGTTGCCTATGTGATTCCCAAACCGGAACAATCGGCATCTGCAATCGAACTTCGCGAACATCTTCGGATGTCGGTCCCCAACTATATGGTGCCGCAAAACTTCGTCACGCTTGATAGCATGCCGCAAACCAACAATGGGAAAATCGACTACGCGTCTCTGCCCAGCCCGAAACAGAACACGGCGTCTGACGATCTGCTCAACGCGACCGCCGAAAAACCTGAAACCGAAGCCGAAAAGCGACTTGCCGCGATTTGGCAGGAGGTTTTGGAAACCGATCAAATCGGTCGAGACGACAACTTCTTCGACATTGGAGGTCACTCGCTGTTGGTGATGAAAGTCATCGCCATCGTTGCGGAAACCACATCGATCTCCTTAAGCCCACAAGACTTCCTGACCGGAACGTTGCGGCACATGGCTTACCAATTGGAGGATGTGACCGGTGCGGCGGACACGACTGCGGACGCTTCCGTAAAGGTCGGAATGGAAACGGTCGATCCTGCCAAGCCCTCAAGTTCCGCGGAACCCAAACATCGATTGCTGCGATCCCTTAAAGGATTTTGGAACGAATAA
- a CDS encoding alpha/beta fold hydrolase: protein MEPRFIGDPHSQLLSIHHRAQGVHGNSKRAVVICPPIGQEYVQTHWSLRLFANQLARKGVHVLRLDYYGIGDSAGEIEDVTSTAVWLQNIATAIQHLQDNTGVETVTLVGLRLGATLAAQVADDNPNVNAVVLWEPVADGREYLDALRSNHHEMLDLWVRPIQTPNDESREEILGTRYSRELVREIEQTTLDPSSIVQPQLIVQLESDTRSFSHPTDGIQRVFRVADSDDWSDLRRLEVAWLRPTTIRMIVDSVDDMFDRLDRFEALSLPDSGMQLQELTAGVQQ from the coding sequence ATGGAACCACGATTTATCGGCGACCCTCACTCTCAACTCCTCAGCATCCATCATCGGGCGCAAGGAGTCCACGGGAACTCAAAGCGTGCGGTGGTGATTTGCCCACCGATAGGCCAGGAATACGTTCAGACCCACTGGTCGTTACGGTTGTTTGCCAACCAACTTGCACGCAAAGGAGTCCATGTTTTACGACTGGATTACTACGGCATCGGCGATTCCGCCGGCGAGATCGAAGACGTCACATCGACCGCAGTTTGGCTTCAAAACATTGCCACGGCGATTCAGCATTTGCAAGACAACACGGGTGTCGAAACGGTCACGCTGGTCGGATTGCGACTGGGAGCGACCTTGGCGGCGCAGGTTGCCGATGACAATCCGAATGTGAACGCCGTCGTTCTTTGGGAACCGGTCGCCGATGGCCGCGAATACCTTGATGCATTACGCAGCAACCACCACGAGATGCTTGATTTGTGGGTGCGACCGATCCAGACGCCCAACGATGAATCGCGGGAAGAAATCCTCGGTACTCGTTATTCACGTGAACTCGTTCGCGAAATCGAACAGACAACCCTCGATCCTTCGTCCATCGTCCAGCCTCAATTGATCGTGCAACTGGAAAGTGATACTCGATCATTTTCACATCCGACCGATGGGATCCAGCGAGTGTTCCGAGTGGCAGATAGCGACGACTGGTCCGATTTACGTCGCCTGGAAGTCGCGTGGTTGCGGCCAACCACGATTCGCATGATCGTCGATAGTGTCGACGACATGTTTGACCGCCTGGACCGCTTCGAAGCCCTATCGCTTCCCGATTCAGGGATGCAACTTCAGGAACTGACCGCAGGAGTTCAACAATGA